A section of the Paenibacillus aurantius genome encodes:
- the dapA gene encoding 4-hydroxy-tetrahydrodipicolinate synthase encodes MLKPEGIIPAMVTPFTEDGSLNEPAVRRLIEHLLKAGVHGIFVLGTNGEFFSMTEEEKVELVRIAADAIGGRVPLYAGAGTITTAGTARLARKLEEAGADALSVITPYFVPVTQAEMKRHYEAVAASVELPILLYNIPSRTGVTLEVETVAALAELPNVVGIKDSSGNFEYVLQLIHRTGPWFAVMAGTDSLILSTLLAGGTGAVAASANAAPHTVVSLYDQWRSGNLEEARLRQQELGPIRKLMQMGTLPSALKEMVTQLGIEVGPPRLPVQPVSPEIRQRIKEGLKAAGLGKESTPS; translated from the coding sequence ATGCTGAAGCCGGAAGGAATCATCCCGGCCATGGTGACCCCTTTTACCGAGGACGGGAGCTTAAACGAACCGGCGGTACGCCGGTTGATCGAACACCTGCTGAAGGCCGGAGTTCACGGTATTTTCGTGCTGGGCACGAACGGGGAATTTTTCTCCATGACGGAAGAAGAGAAGGTCGAGCTTGTCCGGATCGCAGCCGATGCCATCGGAGGCCGCGTCCCCCTGTATGCCGGAGCCGGTACGATAACGACCGCGGGAACGGCCCGGCTGGCCCGGAAGCTGGAAGAGGCGGGAGCCGACGCCCTCTCGGTCATTACTCCTTATTTCGTACCGGTTACCCAGGCGGAAATGAAGAGGCATTACGAAGCGGTGGCCGCATCGGTGGAGCTCCCGATCCTGCTGTACAACATTCCGTCGAGAACCGGCGTTACGCTTGAGGTGGAGACGGTGGCAGCGTTAGCCGAGCTTCCTAACGTCGTTGGAATTAAAGATTCCAGCGGGAATTTCGAATATGTGCTGCAGCTCATCCATAGAACCGGCCCCTGGTTCGCCGTCATGGCCGGCACGGATTCCCTCATTCTCTCCACTCTTCTTGCCGGCGGCACCGGGGCGGTAGCGGCATCTGCTAACGCTGCCCCCCATACGGTAGTATCGCTTTATGACCAATGGCGTTCGGGGAACTTGGAAGAGGCCCGGCTGCGCCAGCAGGAGCTGGGACCTATCCGCAAGCTTATGCAGATGGGTACGCTTCCCAGCGCATTGAAGGAAATGGTGACACAGCTGGGGATCGAAGTCGGCCCTCCCCGACTGCCGGTTCAGCCGGTCAGCCCGGAGATCCGTCAACGGATCAAGGAAGGCCTTAAGGCTGCCGGTCTAGGGAAGGAGAGCACCCCCTCATGA
- a CDS encoding iron-containing alcohol dehydrogenase — translation MTAVFQTAGTLLAGHGSFQSIAGRLAAWDNKPQRVLVVTSPSLAAAGWAKTLQNGLSVEGIASDCLTIHLKEPTAEQIEDLNRRVEREPFDAYVGVGGGSILDAVKLLSVRRTNFQPVEAMLGVGKVIREGLPTVLVPTTAGTGAEVTPNAIVTLPDQELKVGVVSDRLYPRLAVLDPELTLSLPQEATAATGMDAFTHALESYLGKKANPISDMYALESIRLISGSLVRSYEDGQSLSARSDMLYGSAFGGMALAAAGTAAIHAMAYPLGGRFGITHGTANAMLLPHVLEAQLDEVRGRLEAAAAAMRQGLSGAGEDGIPIQPGADWALEQMADWVKRLRIPQDLTAWGVKAADLPDLAEAASKVTRLMANNPKAFTVGELEQIYRRLMPAKNA, via the coding sequence ATGACGGCCGTCTTTCAAACAGCCGGAACCCTACTGGCGGGGCATGGCTCCTTTCAGTCGATCGCCGGACGGCTCGCCGCCTGGGACAATAAGCCCCAAAGAGTCCTTGTCGTGACCAGCCCTAGCTTAGCGGCCGCCGGCTGGGCCAAAACTCTTCAGAACGGGCTGAGCGTGGAGGGGATCGCGTCGGATTGCTTGACGATCCATCTTAAGGAACCGACGGCTGAGCAGATCGAAGATCTTAACCGACGCGTGGAGCGGGAGCCGTTCGATGCGTATGTGGGAGTAGGCGGAGGAAGCATTCTCGACGCGGTTAAGCTGCTTTCGGTCCGACGCACGAATTTCCAGCCGGTCGAAGCCATGCTCGGCGTCGGCAAGGTGATCCGGGAGGGGCTCCCGACCGTTCTGGTCCCCACAACGGCTGGGACGGGGGCGGAGGTTACGCCGAATGCCATCGTCACCCTGCCGGACCAGGAGCTGAAGGTGGGGGTCGTCAGCGACCGTCTGTATCCCCGGCTCGCGGTACTGGATCCGGAGCTGACCTTATCGCTGCCCCAAGAGGCAACCGCGGCGACCGGGATGGATGCCTTCACCCATGCCCTGGAATCGTACCTGGGCAAGAAGGCGAACCCAATCAGTGATATGTATGCGTTGGAATCCATCCGCCTCATCAGCGGAAGCCTTGTGCGCTCCTATGAGGATGGGCAATCGCTTTCCGCCAGGAGCGACATGCTGTATGGGTCCGCTTTTGGCGGAATGGCTCTGGCTGCCGCCGGTACCGCTGCGATTCATGCCATGGCTTACCCGCTTGGCGGGAGGTTCGGCATCACCCACGGCACGGCCAACGCTATGCTGCTTCCGCATGTACTGGAGGCGCAGCTTGACGAGGTGCGCGGCCGGCTGGAAGCGGCCGCCGCCGCCATGCGCCAAGGGCTCTCGGGCGCCGGGGAGGACGGCATCCCCATTCAGCCGGGTGCGGACTGGGCACTGGAGCAAATGGCCGATTGGGTGAAGCGTCTCCGCATTCCCCAAGACCTCACCGCCTGGGGCGTGAAGGCCGCCGATCTTCCGGATTTGGCGGAAGCCGCATCCAAGGTGACCCGGCTTATGGCCAATAACCCCAAAGCTTTTACGGTCGGGGAGCTGGAACAAATTTATCGCAGGCTTATGCCCGCTAAGAATGCTTAA
- a CDS encoding helix-turn-helix domain-containing protein, producing MRNSLLRLLEKRGKPSVFVKYVLSYLLILLIPIAFGAAHYERTQQVLTDDATELNLQILQMSQDIVDRLFLESDNVVSALAVDNDVIRLLQSPQKPPTPEQLYNYSLLRNSLNRYVITNKLFQDIFIWFQESGSVVTSRTAYDLTNNNVSIEGKPLAEWLQEVSSTDGKKQVFNLNDVKLEGRDYSLIAYVSPLPNGVQGKARGSIVVFIDQKDITSLFQRLVKKGGYAYIADRQGQLIAPTLSPEQLKAEGKLPAFFDGKAGAAFQQLGGRAMLVSHSRSVQNGWTYVSALPSSVVLAKAEAIKRTILLFAALTLGGGGLAALYLAYRNSRPFAELLSSWTELHSRIEHQLPLLRETVTERLLRGYYKQEEEAKEAVAEARIPLNGEGYFAASVIAYKDELAAPLTQDPQELSSFLTDRIAFLFGGMDVMMNTEGNKADMIVSFPEADRERLPELLRQRWEEQLDQLQEKNGMRLIVGLGRTTSQLHELWRSHREARQALEYYIPSEQGAVIRYEDRATDSSHYYYPLDVELKLIQTVKHGDLEELERMLQHIQEVNYSERRLNGATRRQLNQELQGTLAKLLEQMEAGSEAFAEWKEKLPVAATAEVETFDWEGWKESLRLLCSHIACHKKEKHNRTAEAMLEMTAQQFADPNFSLAGMASHFKLSESFISVLFKDYAGETFSEYLERLRLTRACTLLKESDKSIIQIAQETGYNSDKTFRRAFKRVYGVQPTAYRESSQT from the coding sequence ATGAGGAATTCGTTGCTGCGTTTACTGGAAAAAAGGGGAAAACCATCCGTTTTCGTTAAGTACGTGCTCTCCTACCTGCTTATCCTGCTGATCCCGATTGCCTTCGGAGCGGCGCATTACGAGAGAACCCAGCAAGTGCTGACCGATGACGCCACGGAGTTAAACCTGCAAATTCTTCAGATGAGCCAGGATATCGTCGATCGCCTTTTCCTGGAATCCGATAATGTCGTCTCGGCCCTGGCGGTGGATAATGACGTGATTCGTCTTCTCCAGAGTCCCCAAAAACCGCCCACGCCCGAACAGCTCTATAATTACTCTCTGCTGCGGAACAGCCTGAACCGGTATGTCATTACCAATAAATTGTTCCAGGATATCTTTATCTGGTTTCAAGAGAGCGGCTCCGTGGTCACCTCCCGAACCGCTTACGATCTTACCAATAACAACGTCAGCATAGAGGGGAAGCCGCTTGCGGAATGGCTTCAGGAAGTCTCGTCCACGGACGGGAAGAAACAGGTCTTCAACCTGAATGATGTCAAGCTGGAAGGAAGAGACTATTCCCTGATCGCCTATGTGAGCCCGCTTCCTAACGGGGTGCAAGGCAAGGCAAGGGGGTCCATCGTCGTTTTTATCGATCAGAAGGACATTACCAGCCTTTTTCAGCGCCTTGTTAAGAAAGGGGGATACGCTTACATTGCCGATCGGCAGGGACAGCTGATTGCACCCACCTTGTCACCGGAGCAGCTGAAGGCGGAGGGGAAGCTTCCTGCCTTCTTTGACGGGAAGGCAGGAGCGGCTTTTCAACAGCTGGGGGGGCGGGCCATGCTGGTTTCTCATTCGCGTTCGGTCCAGAACGGGTGGACGTATGTGTCCGCTCTTCCTTCTTCCGTCGTTCTGGCCAAGGCAGAGGCCATCAAACGGACGATTCTGCTCTTCGCGGCCTTGACGCTGGGGGGCGGAGGGCTGGCCGCCTTGTATCTGGCTTATCGAAACAGCAGGCCTTTTGCCGAATTGCTGAGCTCGTGGACCGAGCTGCACTCCCGAATCGAGCATCAGCTGCCTCTCTTAAGGGAAACCGTGACGGAACGTCTTCTGAGGGGCTATTACAAGCAGGAGGAAGAGGCCAAGGAGGCGGTCGCGGAAGCCCGGATCCCGCTGAACGGCGAGGGGTATTTCGCCGCTTCCGTCATCGCTTATAAGGATGAGCTTGCCGCCCCGCTGACTCAAGACCCCCAGGAGCTGAGCTCCTTTCTGACAGATCGGATTGCTTTCCTGTTCGGAGGGATGGACGTCATGATGAATACGGAAGGGAACAAGGCCGATATGATCGTGTCTTTTCCCGAAGCCGATCGGGAACGCCTGCCCGAGTTACTTAGGCAGCGTTGGGAGGAACAGCTGGATCAGCTGCAGGAGAAGAACGGAATGCGGCTGATCGTCGGACTCGGCCGAACGACTTCTCAGCTTCATGAGCTTTGGCGTTCCCACCGCGAAGCGCGCCAGGCGCTGGAATATTATATTCCTTCGGAGCAGGGAGCGGTGATCCGGTACGAAGACAGGGCCACGGATTCCTCTCACTATTACTATCCGCTCGATGTGGAGCTCAAGCTGATTCAAACGGTTAAACACGGGGACCTGGAAGAGCTGGAGCGTATGCTGCAGCATATCCAGGAAGTGAACTATTCGGAAAGGCGGCTGAACGGAGCCACCCGGAGGCAGCTGAATCAGGAGCTTCAGGGGACCCTTGCCAAGCTGCTGGAGCAGATGGAAGCCGGGTCGGAAGCGTTCGCGGAATGGAAAGAGAAGCTTCCCGTTGCCGCCACGGCGGAAGTTGAAACCTTTGACTGGGAAGGCTGGAAGGAATCGCTGCGGCTTCTTTGCAGCCATATTGCCTGCCACAAGAAAGAGAAGCACAACCGGACGGCGGAGGCCATGCTGGAGATGACGGCCCAACAGTTCGCGGACCCGAATTTCAGTCTGGCGGGAATGGCCAGCCATTTTAAATTATCGGAAAGCTTTATCTCGGTGCTCTTCAAGGATTATGCCGGAGAGACGTTCTCGGAGTATTTGGAGCGCTTGCGCTTAACCAGGGCGTGCACCCTATTGAAGGAATCAGACAAAAGCATTATCCAGATCGCCCAGGAGACGGGGTACAACAGCGACAAAACTTTCCGCCGTGCCTTCAAAAGGGTGTACGGGGTTCAGCCGACCGCTTACCGCGAATCGTCCCAGACCTGA
- the pdxA gene encoding 4-hydroxythreonine-4-phosphate dehydrogenase PdxA, whose protein sequence is MSGMLPTIGITMGDPAGIGPEIIAKALSRPDVYEWCRPVVFGERRTMERALSLLSLPSKIVEAVGPDAALVEPSANVLALVDISFPSSPPAFGELSPEAGDAAYRYVKEAVQYGMAGRIDAICTAPLNKEAMHLGGHRYPGHTELLAELMGVTEYAMMLAAPRLRVIHATTHIGLVEAIASLTPARVLRVIRLAHDLLKNGGMDNPRIAVCGINPHAGENGLFGQGEEEAKIVPAVQEAAAAGIEVTGPYPADTLFYRAVKGDFDVVVAMYHDQGHIPVKVLGLEQGVNISVGMPLVRTSVDHGTAFDIAGTGKADESSLLEAIRQAALLTRTPKERREASC, encoded by the coding sequence ATGAGCGGAATGCTGCCGACCATCGGGATTACGATGGGGGACCCGGCCGGAATCGGTCCGGAGATTATTGCCAAAGCGTTATCGCGCCCGGACGTGTATGAATGGTGCCGGCCGGTTGTATTCGGGGAACGGAGAACGATGGAGAGGGCTTTGTCCCTGCTGTCCCTTCCGAGCAAAATCGTGGAGGCGGTGGGGCCTGATGCGGCTCTTGTTGAACCCTCCGCCAACGTGCTTGCTCTGGTGGACATAAGTTTTCCGTCAAGTCCCCCCGCATTCGGTGAACTTTCCCCCGAGGCGGGCGATGCGGCTTATCGTTATGTGAAGGAAGCGGTTCAGTACGGAATGGCAGGAAGGATTGACGCTATTTGCACCGCTCCCCTTAACAAAGAAGCTATGCATTTGGGCGGCCACCGCTACCCGGGGCATACCGAATTGCTCGCGGAGCTGATGGGAGTGACGGAATACGCCATGATGCTGGCTGCTCCCCGGCTAAGGGTTATCCATGCAACAACGCATATAGGGCTTGTGGAGGCCATTGCATCCCTTACCCCTGCCCGGGTATTGAGGGTCATCCGGCTTGCCCATGATCTCTTGAAGAACGGAGGGATGGACAACCCGCGGATCGCCGTTTGCGGAATCAACCCGCATGCGGGGGAGAACGGCTTGTTCGGACAGGGAGAGGAAGAGGCCAAGATCGTCCCTGCCGTGCAGGAAGCGGCCGCAGCGGGAATCGAGGTGACGGGTCCTTATCCAGCCGATACGCTGTTCTACCGGGCGGTCAAAGGGGATTTTGACGTGGTGGTGGCCATGTACCATGACCAAGGGCATATTCCGGTGAAGGTGCTGGGGCTGGAGCAGGGAGTTAACATTTCGGTCGGCATGCCGCTGGTTCGCACAAGCGTGGATCACGGGACGGCCTTTGATATCGCGGGAACGGGGAAGGCGGACGAATCCAGCCTGCTCGAGGCCATTCGCCAAGCGGCTCTTCTAACCCGGACCCCTAAGGAAAGGAGGGAGGCTTCATGCTGA
- a CDS encoding ABC transporter permease translates to MGASHQSLLAGASIKRAKAGNGLWFKIKQQKILLLLLVPGLLYFFLFSYVPMYGILVAFKKFRMQAGHPFWSSVFTAPWAGAYGLDYFKAFINGPYFWMLMKNTFLLGFYSILFGFPIPILFALLLNELRNRYYKSFVQTVSYLPYFLSIVAVVGMMKLMLAPDTGIVNVLLVKLGFEPIYFFGLPGWFRTLFVSSHIWKDLGMGAVIYLAALSKVDAEQYESAVLDGATRLQQMWNITLPAIKPVVVITLILGLSHVLGVGAEKIILMYSPLTYDTADVFSTYVYRQGLVNMDFSFGAAVDLFNSVINVFFLVSANYLAKKITEESLW, encoded by the coding sequence ATGGGCGCCAGTCATCAGTCGCTTCTCGCGGGTGCCTCTATCAAGCGGGCAAAAGCGGGAAACGGACTCTGGTTCAAAATCAAGCAGCAAAAAATTCTGCTGCTGCTTCTCGTGCCGGGTCTGCTTTACTTCTTTCTATTCTCTTATGTACCGATGTACGGAATATTGGTGGCCTTCAAAAAGTTCCGCATGCAGGCGGGACATCCGTTCTGGAGCTCGGTGTTCACGGCACCGTGGGCGGGAGCTTACGGGCTGGATTATTTCAAAGCCTTCATAAACGGCCCGTATTTCTGGATGCTTATGAAGAATACGTTCCTCCTGGGGTTCTATTCGATCCTCTTCGGGTTCCCGATTCCGATTCTGTTTGCCCTTCTTCTTAATGAATTGCGTAACCGCTATTACAAAAGCTTCGTCCAAACGGTGTCGTATCTGCCTTATTTTCTTTCCATTGTGGCGGTGGTGGGCATGATGAAGCTGATGCTCGCCCCGGACACCGGTATCGTCAACGTGCTGCTGGTGAAGCTGGGGTTCGAGCCGATCTACTTCTTCGGCCTGCCGGGATGGTTCCGCACGCTGTTTGTCAGCTCACATATTTGGAAGGACCTCGGGATGGGCGCGGTCATTTATCTGGCGGCCTTGTCCAAGGTAGATGCGGAGCAGTACGAGTCGGCCGTGCTTGACGGAGCGACCCGTCTGCAGCAGATGTGGAATATTACCCTTCCTGCCATTAAGCCCGTGGTGGTCATTACCCTCATTCTCGGGTTGTCCCATGTACTCGGCGTCGGAGCGGAGAAAATTATCCTGATGTACTCGCCGCTCACCTACGATACGGCCGATGTGTTCTCCACCTATGTGTACCGGCAGGGGCTGGTCAACATGGATTTCAGCTTCGGGGCGGCGGTTGACCTGTTCAACTCGGTCATTAACGTCTTCTTCCTGGTCAGCGCCAACTACCTGGCCAAAAAAATAACGGAGGAAAGCCTCTGGTAA
- a CDS encoding extracellular solute-binding protein, with protein MKKKKWAMVTAVTALSSAVVLTSCSSSKQNAADPSPSSSDSNSANKTISLSVVSQTKYAPNAVPNEYTKRTEEKFNMKWDYQAIPLSAGMDKYNVMFASGDYPDFIPNMNQWNAVRKWAAAGYLLPIGDYFDKLPNYRKLYSDDQWKMLKDFTSVNGKMYMLPFITTSYDPMTFVYRKDAFEKAGITSFPKTTDELMTVLQKLKDSNPDFIGLGVRGGSGNTGVRNLLISFDNTFRIPPDFNGSNGWYGFWHDPDYNKQLVFAPATDKQRAMLTYLAKLYKAGLIQKDFATATEDQFNQNRKNGKDLIDFQYVSHVISLEKQSKDQDWDYAKAFVKDEAFGKNPVMFKGPDFALFGSIFSNKLADQPDKLNRLLQYLDWASTPEGTLFNQMGVEGLTYERKDGLPAYKGDLDRKKVLEQYGFDYYLTKNDDAQKTDPVFKIDEEAAPIFKAMETMYAQSASMNDEDSNTANTIMTGVWNEVYQFATKAIMGVVNIQDDKVWKDHLANLNKVGLDKAQALYEKAMKPQ; from the coding sequence ATGAAGAAAAAGAAATGGGCGATGGTGACCGCCGTCACCGCCCTATCGTCTGCCGTTGTCTTGACCTCCTGTTCCTCCTCCAAGCAGAACGCAGCGGACCCCAGCCCTAGCTCGAGCGATTCGAACAGCGCGAACAAAACCATTTCGCTGTCCGTCGTGAGCCAGACCAAGTACGCGCCTAATGCCGTTCCGAACGAATACACCAAGCGGACGGAAGAGAAATTCAATATGAAATGGGATTACCAGGCCATTCCATTATCGGCGGGGATGGACAAATACAACGTCATGTTCGCCTCCGGGGACTATCCGGATTTCATCCCGAACATGAACCAATGGAATGCCGTTCGCAAATGGGCGGCCGCCGGTTATCTGCTTCCCATCGGGGATTATTTCGACAAGCTGCCGAACTACCGCAAGCTGTACTCCGACGACCAGTGGAAGATGCTGAAGGATTTTACAAGTGTAAACGGCAAGATGTACATGCTTCCCTTCATTACGACTAGCTACGATCCGATGACCTTTGTTTACCGGAAGGATGCCTTTGAGAAAGCGGGCATCACCTCCTTCCCCAAAACAACGGATGAGCTGATGACGGTGCTGCAGAAGCTGAAGGACTCCAATCCGGACTTTATCGGACTCGGGGTGCGGGGGGGCTCGGGCAATACGGGGGTCCGCAATCTTCTGATCAGCTTTGACAACACCTTCCGGATCCCGCCCGACTTCAACGGCTCGAACGGCTGGTACGGGTTCTGGCATGATCCGGATTACAACAAGCAGCTCGTCTTCGCTCCCGCGACCGATAAGCAGCGTGCGATGCTTACGTACTTGGCCAAACTGTATAAGGCGGGCCTGATCCAGAAGGATTTTGCCACGGCGACGGAGGACCAGTTCAACCAGAACCGCAAGAACGGCAAGGATCTCATCGACTTCCAATATGTCAGCCACGTGATCTCCCTGGAGAAGCAGAGCAAGGATCAGGATTGGGATTATGCAAAGGCGTTTGTGAAGGATGAAGCCTTCGGCAAAAACCCCGTCATGTTCAAAGGCCCGGATTTCGCGCTGTTCGGCTCCATCTTCAGCAACAAGCTGGCGGACCAGCCCGACAAGCTGAACCGGCTGCTGCAGTATCTCGATTGGGCGTCGACACCGGAAGGGACGCTGTTTAACCAGATGGGTGTGGAGGGCCTGACGTACGAGCGGAAGGACGGCCTCCCGGCGTACAAGGGCGACCTGGACCGCAAAAAAGTTTTGGAGCAGTACGGCTTCGACTACTATCTCACCAAGAACGACGATGCCCAGAAGACGGATCCGGTGTTCAAGATCGATGAGGAGGCAGCCCCCATCTTCAAGGCGATGGAAACGATGTACGCCCAGAGCGCTTCGATGAACGACGAGGATTCCAACACCGCTAACACGATCATGACGGGAGTTTGGAACGAAGTTTACCAATTCGCCACAAAGGCTATCATGGGCGTCGTCAATATCCAGGATGACAAAGTGTGGAAGGACCATCTCGCGAATCTTAACAAAGTCGGCTTAGATAAGGCTCAAGCCCTCTATGAGAAGGCCATGAAGCCGCAATAA
- a CDS encoding carbohydrate ABC transporter permease: MVRDTSVGSRILDIVIHLVMILVIVATLFPVLNVVAVSFSSPENIASGQVALLPKGFNLSAYHTILFEDVHIPKSFLNSVFITLIGTAVNVLMTTITAYALSKRYLVFRGVFMTYVVIPMFFGGGIIPLFLVVKTLGLVGSFSSLIIPYLISPWWLIIMISFFRTFPIELEEAAKIDGCGDLGALVRIVLPLSTAAVATIALFYAVSYWNSFFPALMFLNDYAKYPLQLILRDIVLQNTLADQLASQGNAALANDLQESITPQSVQYATLVISIVPMLIVYPFIQKYFVKGIMIGSLKG, translated from the coding sequence ATGGTAAGAGACACATCGGTTGGTTCGCGAATTCTAGATATCGTTATTCACCTAGTCATGATCCTGGTCATCGTCGCGACGCTGTTTCCCGTGCTGAATGTCGTCGCAGTCTCGTTCAGCAGCCCGGAGAACATTGCGAGCGGCCAGGTGGCGCTGCTGCCAAAAGGCTTTAATTTAAGCGCTTATCACACCATTTTGTTCGAGGATGTGCATATTCCCAAATCGTTTCTTAATTCCGTCTTTATTACCTTAATCGGAACCGCGGTCAATGTCTTGATGACAACCATTACGGCCTACGCGCTTTCAAAGAGATATTTGGTGTTCCGGGGTGTGTTCATGACTTATGTCGTGATCCCCATGTTCTTTGGAGGAGGAATCATCCCGCTCTTCCTGGTGGTGAAAACCTTGGGACTGGTCGGTTCGTTCTCATCGCTTATCATTCCCTATCTGATTAGCCCTTGGTGGCTCATCATCATGATTTCCTTCTTCCGCACCTTTCCGATTGAACTGGAGGAGGCGGCCAAAATCGACGGGTGCGGCGACTTGGGCGCTCTCGTGCGGATCGTGCTTCCCCTATCGACCGCCGCCGTGGCGACCATTGCGCTATTCTATGCGGTTTCGTATTGGAACTCTTTCTTTCCCGCTTTGATGTTCCTGAACGACTATGCGAAGTATCCCCTTCAGCTGATTTTGCGGGATATCGTGCTGCAGAATACGCTTGCCGACCAGCTGGCTTCACAAGGAAATGCGGCGCTCGCCAACGATCTCCAAGAAAGCATAACACCGCAAAGCGTTCAGTATGCCACCTTGGTCATCTCCATTGTCCCCATGCTGATCGTGTACCCGTTCATCCAGAAATATTTTGTGAAGGGGATCATGATCGGCTCGCTTAAAGGCTAA
- a CDS encoding pectinesterase family protein, protein MKVIWVDHKGRGDYRTVTEAVAAVPDHSGERTVIRIRDGEYFEKIRIPASKTNLSLIGESQEGTVLVYDDSVSKRHPDGSKMTVYESASTSVLAADFYAEKLTFANSASRGERRGQAPALQVEGDRAVFHQVSICGHQDTLYTPGAGRQFYENCYIEGTVDFIFGSATAYFTFCELHSITRHNGYVTAASTGEDQEFGYVMANCRLTSSAPKATVALGRPWRPYGSVYFINTWMDEHIRPEGWDNWRDPEREKTARYAEYGSSGPGASPSTRVGWAKTLDAEEAARLTAERVLGGKDGWQPEKVRGQAGITA, encoded by the coding sequence ATGAAGGTCATCTGGGTGGATCATAAAGGAAGAGGGGATTACCGTACCGTCACGGAAGCGGTGGCGGCGGTTCCCGACCATTCCGGGGAAAGAACCGTGATCCGGATCCGGGATGGGGAATATTTTGAGAAAATCAGGATCCCGGCCAGCAAAACCAATCTTAGCCTGATCGGAGAAAGCCAGGAAGGGACCGTGCTGGTCTATGACGATTCCGTATCCAAAAGGCATCCCGACGGAAGCAAGATGACGGTGTACGAAAGCGCAAGCACGTCGGTTTTGGCTGCCGACTTCTACGCCGAGAAACTGACCTTTGCTAACTCGGCAAGCCGGGGAGAACGCCGCGGCCAGGCTCCAGCGCTTCAAGTAGAGGGTGACCGCGCTGTCTTCCACCAGGTCTCCATTTGCGGTCACCAGGATACGCTCTATACCCCGGGTGCCGGAAGACAGTTTTACGAGAACTGTTACATTGAGGGAACCGTTGATTTTATCTTCGGATCGGCCACCGCTTATTTCACCTTTTGTGAGCTTCACAGCATCACCCGTCATAACGGGTATGTGACGGCCGCTTCCACGGGCGAAGACCAAGAGTTTGGTTATGTGATGGCGAACTGCCGGCTCACTTCCTCCGCTCCGAAAGCGACGGTAGCCTTAGGGCGGCCCTGGAGGCCGTACGGCAGCGTCTATTTCATCAATACCTGGATGGACGAGCATATCCGGCCGGAGGGCTGGGACAATTGGAGAGACCCGGAACGGGAGAAAACCGCCCGCTACGCGGAATACGGCAGTTCCGGGCCCGGAGCTTCCCCGTCTACCCGAGTAGGGTGGGCCAAGACGCTTGATGCGGAAGAAGCGGCCCGCCTGACAGCCGAACGGGTGCTGGGCGGGAAGGATGGCTGGCAGCCCGAGAAGGTGAGGGGTCAGGCCGGGATAACCGCCTGA